The Equus quagga isolate Etosha38 chromosome 12, UCLA_HA_Equagga_1.0, whole genome shotgun sequence genome includes a region encoding these proteins:
- the PANK2 gene encoding LOW QUALITY PROTEIN: pantothenate kinase 2, mitochondrial (The sequence of the model RefSeq protein was modified relative to this genomic sequence to represent the inferred CDS: inserted 1 base in 1 codon; deleted 1 base in 1 codon; substituted 1 base at 1 genomic stop codon) has translation MGTRPLHPRVHWAAPPSLSGQXHRLLLRRARIPSPATLAPPRLGSLSLDGGAVEPPRVRXLIGHQAFGPPPACLDWLAARWRNGRGGRPRVRFCSGWTAAEAATRGPALGGWLGRQRWLLRMGTGRLGAPMEHHGRAAATSDSSAREPAPRGPDGRRREPLRRRASSASAPAVGASASADSVRRERPGSYSGATSVSRQRVESLRKKRPLFPWFGLDIGGTLVKLVYFEPKDITAEEEEEEVESLKSIRKYLTSNVAYGSTGIRDVHLELKDLTLCGRKGNLHFIRFPTHDMPAFIQMGRDKNFSSLHTVFCATGGGAYKFEQDFRTIGDLQLCKLDELDCLVKGILYIDSVGFNGRSQCYYFENPADSEKCQKLPFDLKNPYPLLLVNIGSGVSILAVYSKDNYKRVTGTSLGGGTFFGLCCLLTGCTTFEEALEMASRGDSTKVDKLVRDIYGGDYERFGLPGWAVASSFGNMMSKEKREAVSKEDLARATLITITNNIGSIARMCALNENINQVIFVGNFLRINTIAMRLLAYALDYWSKGQLKALFSEHEGYFGAVGALLELLKIP, from the exons atggggacaCGGCCCCTCCACCCACGCGTCCATTGGGCGGCGCCGCCATCACTCTCTGGCC AACACCGCCTTCTCCTCCGCCGAGCACGGATCCCCTCCCCCGCCACTCTC GCACCGCCCCGGCTTGGGAGCCTCTCATTGGACGGAGGGGCGGTCGAGCCGCCTCGAGTCCGGTAGCTGATTGGACACCAGGCCTTCGGGCCGCCCCCGGCCTGCTTGGATTGGCTTGCTGCGCGTTGGCGCAACGGAAGAGGCGGCCGGCCGAGGGTGCGCTTCTGCTCGGGCTGGACGGCCGCGGAGGCAGCGACGAGGGGTCCGGCGCTGGGGGGCTGGCTCGGGCGGCAGCGGTGGCTGCTGCGGATGGGAACGGGACGGCTCGGCGCGCCCATGGAACACCACGGCAGGGCCGCCGCTACCTCCGACTCGTCGGCGCGGGAGCCGGCGCCCAGGGGGCCCGATGGGCGGCGGCGGGAGCCGCTGCGGCGCCGGGCGAGCAGCGCGTCGGCGCCCGCCGTCGGGGCCTCGGCCTCGGCGGACAGCGTAAGGCGGGAGCGGCCCGGCTCCTACAGCGGCGCTACCTCGGTCTCCCGCCAGCGCGTCGAAAGCCTCCGGAAGAAGCGGCCGC tTTTTCCATGGTTTGGCTTGGATATTGGTGGAACGTTGGTCAAGCTGGTTTATTTTGAACCCAAAGACATCACTgctgaagaagaagaggaagaagtggaAAGTCTTAAAAGCATTCGGAAGTACCTGACCTCCAATGTGGCTTATGGGTCCACGGGCATTCGGGACGTGCACCTGGAGCTGAAGGACCTGACTCTGTGTGGACGCAAAGGCAATCTGCACTTTATACGCTTTCCCACCCATGACATGCCTGCTTTTATTCAAATGGGCAGAGATAAAAACTTCTCGAGTCTCCACACTGTCTTTTGTGCTACTGGAGGTGGAGCGTACAAATTTGAGCAGGATTTTCGCACA ATAGGTGATCTTCAGCTTTGCAAGCTTGATGAACTAGATTGCTTAGTAAAAGGAATTTTATACATTGACTCAGTTGGATTCAATGGACGGTCACAATGCTATTACTTTGAAAACCCTGCTGATTCTGAAAAATGTCAGAAGTTACCGTTTGATTTGAAAAATCCGTACCCTCTGCTTCTGGTGAACATTGGCTCTGGGGTTAGCATCTTAGCGGTATATTCCAAAGATAATTACAAGCGGGTCACGGGTACCAG tcTTGGAGGAGGAACTTTTTTTGGTCTCTGCTGTCTTCTTACTGGCTGTACCACTTTTGAAGAAGCTCTTGAAATGGCATCTCGTGGTGATAGCACCAAAGTGGATAAACTAGTGCGAGACATTTATGGAGGGGACTATGAGAGGTTTGGACTGCCAGGCTGGGCTGTGGCTTCAAG CTTTGGAAACATGATGAGCAAGGAGAAGCGAGAGGCCGTCAGTAAAGAGGACCTCGCCAGAGCGACTTTGATCACCATCACCAACAACATTGGCTCAATAGCAAGAATGTGTGCCCTTAATGAA AACATTAACCAGGTGATATTTGTTGGAAATTTCTTGAGAATTAATACGATCGCTATGCGGCTTTTGGCATATGCTTTGGATTATTGGTCCAAGGGACAGTTGAAAGCACTTTTTTCGGAACATGAG